A region from the Sandaracinus amylolyticus genome encodes:
- a CDS encoding alkaline phosphatase PhoX, which produces MRAPRSSPAERSPVDACTAAADDAAGADRRGLLGRRSFLYAGGAAAALAAGFPLVQTFGARDEARPWRPGPYGPLRPDPEGRLDLPEGFSYRVISRTGTTMSDGLRVPARPDGMACFTLPDGSLALLRNHENPAHVGLLGPWTDGVAPESYSQEGMGGVTRVVLDPATLEVRSTNLVLGGTTLNCAGGPSPWGWLSCEEDYDARHGLVFACDPTAARIAAPQPIRGYGRFRHEAACVDPRTSIAYLTEDREDSCLYRFVPHDPARPFDGELQALAIRGRPRARTGTGLRAGERLEIAWVPVRDPDPGDDVLRHLAQQDGAASFVRGEGMAFDPQRGAVVFAASAGGPDANGQLFRVEPEGDGGELLLLAQSEGSADFDMPDNLVVAPNGVVFFCEDGRDRNYVRAIGTDGRVFDFARNTLSRSELAGVCFSPDGRAMFVSLQTDGLTLAITGPFAHA; this is translated from the coding sequence ATGCGAGCTCCTCGCAGCAGTCCCGCGGAGCGCAGTCCGGTCGACGCGTGCACCGCGGCAGCGGACGACGCCGCCGGCGCGGATCGTCGTGGCCTCCTCGGTCGGCGCAGCTTCCTGTACGCGGGCGGCGCCGCGGCGGCGCTCGCGGCGGGGTTCCCGCTGGTGCAGACGTTCGGCGCGCGCGACGAAGCGCGCCCGTGGCGTCCGGGGCCCTACGGCCCGCTGCGTCCCGACCCCGAGGGCCGGCTCGATCTGCCGGAGGGCTTCTCGTACCGCGTGATCTCGCGCACCGGCACGACGATGAGCGACGGACTGCGCGTCCCGGCACGCCCCGACGGAATGGCGTGCTTCACGCTCCCCGACGGATCGCTCGCGCTGCTGCGCAACCACGAGAACCCCGCGCACGTCGGGCTGCTCGGACCGTGGACCGACGGCGTCGCGCCCGAGTCGTACTCGCAGGAGGGCATGGGCGGCGTGACGCGCGTGGTGCTCGACCCTGCGACGCTCGAGGTGCGCTCGACGAACCTCGTGCTCGGCGGCACCACGCTCAACTGCGCGGGCGGCCCGAGCCCGTGGGGCTGGCTCAGCTGCGAAGAGGACTACGACGCGCGCCACGGCCTCGTGTTCGCGTGCGATCCCACCGCCGCGCGCATCGCAGCGCCCCAGCCGATCCGCGGCTACGGCCGCTTCCGTCACGAGGCCGCGTGCGTCGATCCGCGCACGTCGATCGCGTACCTCACCGAGGATCGCGAGGACTCGTGCCTCTATCGCTTCGTGCCGCACGATCCCGCGCGCCCGTTCGACGGCGAGCTCCAGGCGCTCGCGATCCGCGGCCGCCCGCGCGCCCGCACCGGCACCGGTCTCCGCGCCGGTGAGCGCCTCGAGATCGCGTGGGTGCCCGTGCGTGATCCCGATCCCGGCGACGACGTGCTGCGCCACCTCGCGCAGCAGGACGGTGCCGCCTCGTTCGTGCGGGGCGAGGGCATGGCGTTCGATCCGCAGCGCGGCGCCGTCGTGTTCGCCGCCTCGGCGGGCGGGCCCGACGCGAACGGTCAGCTCTTCCGCGTCGAGCCCGAGGGCGACGGAGGCGAGCTCCTCCTCCTCGCGCAGAGCGAGGGCAGCGCGGACTTCGACATGCCCGACAACCTCGTCGTCGCGCCGAACGGCGTCGTGTTCTTCTGCGAGGACGGCCGCGATCGCAACTACGTGCGCGCGATCGGCACCGACGGACGCGTGTTCGACTTCGCGCGCAACACGCTGAGCCGCTCGGAGCTCGCGGGCGTGTGCTTCTCGCCCGACGGGCGCGCGATGTTCGTGAGCCTCCAGACCGACGGGCTCACCCTCGCGATCACGGGTCCGTTCGCGCACGCCTGA
- the purE gene encoding 5-(carboxyamino)imidazole ribonucleotide mutase → MAETSLKPLVGVVMGSRSDWETMRHAVEILEQLGVPHEVRVVSAHRTPDLLFEYASSAEPRGLRVIIAGAGGAAHLPGMLSSKTHVPVLGVPVQSKTLSGMDSLLSIVQMPAGIPVGTLAIGKAGATNAGLFAAQMLAAEHRPIREAVLRFRAKQTEDVLAKPDPREE, encoded by the coding sequence GTGGCAGAGACCTCGTTGAAGCCGCTCGTGGGCGTGGTGATGGGCTCGCGCTCCGACTGGGAGACGATGCGCCACGCGGTCGAGATCCTCGAGCAGCTCGGGGTGCCCCACGAGGTGCGCGTCGTGTCCGCGCATCGCACGCCGGACCTCCTCTTCGAGTACGCGTCGAGCGCGGAGCCGCGCGGCCTGCGCGTCATCATCGCGGGCGCGGGCGGCGCGGCGCACCTGCCGGGCATGCTCTCGTCGAAGACGCACGTACCGGTGCTCGGCGTGCCGGTGCAGAGCAAGACGCTCTCCGGTATGGACTCGCTGCTCTCGATCGTGCAGATGCCCGCGGGGATCCCGGTCGGCACGCTCGCGATCGGCAAGGCGGGCGCGACCAACGCGGGGCTCTTCGCCGCGCAGATGCTCGCCGCCGAGCACCGCCCGATCCGCGAGGCGGTGCTCCGCTTCCGCGCGAAGCAGACCGAGGACGTGCTCGCGAAGCCCGATCCTCGCGAAGAATGA
- a CDS encoding 5-(carboxyamino)imidazole ribonucleotide synthase, whose amino-acid sequence MRVGVLGAGQLGRMLALAGHPMGVRCVAYAQQPDEPACAVGEHVIGAWDDPAALDEFASRIDVATYEFENVPLEAVRRVGAKVPLRPSIDALRVAADRIEEKTLFRELGIDTPPFAAIDSEDDLRAAVATIGLPAVLKTRTMGYDGKGQRVLRTMQDVDGAFTALGARPSILEGFVAFEREVSQLGVRGADGSIAFYPLAENVHRDGILRVSIAPARATIAIEETARAYLRAILESLDYVGVLALELFQAGDRLLANEMAPRVHNTGHHTIEAAETSQFESHLRAVAGLPLGSTALHGHAAMVNLVGALPEPASILAIDGAHLHLYGKEPRPGRKVGHVTVRADDEAGRDARLAEVLRVVDAL is encoded by the coding sequence ATGCGCGTCGGAGTGCTCGGCGCTGGTCAGCTCGGTCGCATGCTCGCGCTCGCGGGGCACCCGATGGGCGTGCGCTGCGTCGCGTACGCGCAGCAGCCCGACGAGCCCGCGTGCGCGGTGGGCGAGCACGTGATCGGCGCGTGGGACGATCCCGCGGCGCTCGACGAATTCGCGTCGCGCATCGACGTCGCGACCTACGAGTTCGAGAACGTGCCGCTCGAGGCGGTGCGTCGCGTGGGCGCGAAGGTGCCGCTGCGCCCTTCGATCGACGCGCTGCGCGTCGCGGCCGATCGCATCGAGGAGAAGACGCTCTTCCGCGAGCTCGGCATCGACACGCCGCCCTTCGCGGCGATCGACTCCGAGGACGATCTGCGCGCCGCGGTCGCGACGATCGGCCTGCCCGCGGTGCTCAAGACGCGCACGATGGGCTACGACGGCAAGGGCCAGCGCGTGCTGCGGACGATGCAGGACGTCGATGGCGCGTTCACCGCGCTCGGCGCGCGCCCCTCGATCCTCGAGGGCTTCGTCGCGTTCGAGCGCGAGGTCTCGCAGCTCGGCGTGCGCGGCGCGGACGGATCGATCGCGTTCTATCCGCTCGCCGAGAACGTGCACCGCGACGGGATCCTCCGCGTGAGCATCGCGCCCGCGCGCGCGACCATCGCGATCGAGGAGACGGCGCGCGCGTACCTGCGCGCGATCCTCGAGTCGCTCGACTACGTCGGCGTGCTCGCGCTCGAGCTGTTCCAGGCGGGCGATCGACTGCTCGCGAACGAGATGGCGCCGCGCGTCCACAACACCGGTCACCACACGATCGAGGCCGCGGAGACGAGCCAGTTCGAGAGCCACCTGCGCGCGGTCGCGGGGCTGCCGCTCGGCTCGACCGCGCTGCACGGCCACGCCGCGATGGTGAACCTCGTCGGCGCGCTGCCCGAGCCCGCGTCCATCCTCGCGATCGACGGCGCGCACCTGCACCTGTACGGCAAGGAGCCGCGCCCGGGCCGGAAGGTCGGTCACGTGACCGTGCGTGCGGACGACGAGGCGGGCCGCGACGCGCGTCTGGCCGAGGTTCTCCGCGTCGTCGACGCGCTCTGA